A genome region from Triticum aestivum cultivar Chinese Spring chromosome 2B, IWGSC CS RefSeq v2.1, whole genome shotgun sequence includes the following:
- the LOC123045919 gene encoding cell division control protein 48 homolog B — MGEVMAARSRGGANGEDGEPVARWRAEEAVAGNRMALQALRELVIYPFLYARQSRLLGLKWPRGLLLYGPPGTGKTSLVQAIVRECSAHLTMINTYSVHKAHAGEGEKFLREAFSEAYSQASQGRPAIIFIDELDAICPRRNSRREQESRIVGQLLTLMDGNKKSSKKLPHVVVVASTNRVDAIDPALRRPGRFDSEIEVTVPTVEERLQILKLYSKNLHLDKNVDLQIIAGWCNGYVGADLEALCREAARLAYRRLSNSSEDGKVLTLLMEDWESARSQIKASMIRGVTKEAPTVSWDDIGGLKDLKKKLQQAVEWPIKHAAAFARLGISPVRGVLLHGPPGCSKTTLAKAAAHAAQASFFSLSGAELYSKYVGEGEALLRRTFQRARLSSPSIIFFDEADAIAPKRTGPSGDSGNATVGERLLSTLLTEMDGLELATGIIVLAATNRPKAIDAALLRPGRFDMVLYVPPPDAQGRHEILRIHTRKMKLGEDVDLGEIAERTELFTGADLEGLCREAGMAALREDLSASSIHKAHFEAAIRSLRPSLTKTEVDEYAAAAIHGPSARKN, encoded by the exons ATGGGCGAGGTAATGGCCGCACGGAGCAGAGGCGGCGCTAATGGGGAGGACGGCGAGCCGGTTGCACGTTGGCGAGCGGAGGAGGCTGTCGCCGGGAACCGAATGGCCCTTCAAGCCCTCCGGGAGCTCGTGATTTACCCATTCCTCTACGCCCGCCAGTCCCGCCTGCTCGGGCTTAAG TGGCCCAGAGGATTGCTGCTCTACGGCCCCCCTGGCACCGGAAAG ACAAGCCTGGTTCAAGCCATCGTTCGAGAATGCAGTGCCCACCTGACAATGATCAA TACGTATTCTGTGCATAAAGCTCATGCTGGAGAGGGTGAGAAATTCTTGCGTGAAGCTTTCTCTGAAGCATACTCTCAGGCGTCACAAGGCAGACCGGCCATTATTTTCATCGATGAACTGGATGCTATATGTCCACGGCGTAACAGTAG GAGAGAGCAAGAATCCCGCATTGTTGGTCAGCTACTAACTCTGATGGATGGAAATAAGAAATCGTCGAAGAAACTTCCTCACGTAGTTGTTGTTGCATCAACTAACAG GGTGGATGCCATCGATCCAGCCTTGAGAAGGCCAGGACGTTTTGACTCAGAGATAGAGGTCACTGTTCCTACGGTAGAAGAAAGGCTGCAGATTCTTAAG CTTTATTCCAAAAATCTGCATCTTGATAAAAATGTTGATCTTCAAATTATCGCTGGATGGTGCAATGGTTATGTTGGTGCTGATCTAGAAGCTCTGTGTCGAGAAGCTGCCAGACTTGCTTATCGTAGATTGTCAAACTCATCCGAGGATGGGAAGGTGCTCACACTACTCATGGAAGATTGGGAGTCTGCGAGATCTCAGATCAAAGCAAGCATGATAAGAGGGGTAACTAAAGAAGCTCCAACTGTTTCATGGGATGATATAGGAGGTTTGAAAGATCTAAAG AAAAAGCTTCAGCAAGCTGTTGAGTGGCCCATCAAGCATGCCGCTGCCTTTGCAAGACTGGGGATATCACCAGTTCGTGGTGTGCTTTTGCATGGTCCTCCAGGGTGCTCCAAGACTACCCTTGCCAAGGCTGCAGCACATGCCGCCCaagcttctttcttttctttgag TGGTGCAGAACTATACTCGAAATATGTTGGAGAAGGTGAAGCTTTGTTGCGAAGAACATTTCAGAGGGCACGGCTGTCTTCTCCAAGCATCATATTCTTTGATGAGGCTGATGCAATCGCCCCTAAAAG AACTGGTCCTAGTGGGGACAGTGGCAATGCCACAGTAGGAGAAAGACTTCTATCAACTTTGTTGACTGAAATGGATGGTTTAGAACTGGCTACG GGGATTATTGTTTTGGCTGCTACTAATCGTCCCAAGGCAATCGATGCAGCTCTTCTCCGTCCAGGGCGTTTTGATATG GTGTTGTATGTTCCACCGCCAGATGCGCAAGGCAGGCATGAGATACTACGCATCCATACACGGAAGATGAAGTTGGGGGAGGATGTGGACCTTGGGGAGATAGCGGAGCGCACCGAGCTGTTCACCGGTGCTGATCTCGAAGGCCTGTGCAGGGAAGCAGGAATGGCGGCACTGAGGGAAGACCTGTCAGCCAGTTCAATACACAAGGCCCATTTCGAGGCCGCGATAAGGTCGCTAAGGCCATCACTGACAAAAACAGAAGTTGACGAGTACGCAGCTGCCGCCATCCATGGCCCATCAGCTAGGAAAAATTAG
- the LOC123045920 gene encoding protein CHROMOSOME TRANSMISSION FIDELITY 7: MQPKINTFFKRQATGPDSNSEAAEAKRPKSCGDGKVLNKKRNYGQFHLELGQPDFLLHMCAACGMMYARGNDEDEKVHRAYHKGCLEGVPFKGWREETVVMRSEGGDRIILASGENSCIRNSKVQEVIKVVEKELGFGEGQLLHKLCKVYLFVSGGRIAGCLVAEPIKAAHKVIPSSASENRSNLPDNKTESAQANHTLEFGKISFKREVLRRHNHPDRSKEECQGPGAIVCEEEAVPALCGFRAIWVVPSRRRKGIASQLVDAARKSFCEGGMLGISQCAFTPPTSEGKELASTYCKTSAFLVYRDGDV; the protein is encoded by the exons ATGCAGCCCAAGATCAACACGTTCTTCAAGCGCCAGGCCACGGGGCCGGATTCGAACAg CGAAGCGGCGGAGGCGAAGAGGCCCAAGAGCTGCGGCGACGGCAAGGTCCTCAACAAGAAGAGGAACTACGGGCAGTTCCACCTGGAGCTGGGGCAGCCTGATTTCCTCCTCCACATGTGCGCGGCCTGCGGCATGATGTACGCCCGCGGCAACGACGAGGACGAGAAGGTCCACAGGGCCTACCACAAGGGCTGCCTCGAGGGCGTCCCGTTCAAG GGTTGGCGCGAGGAAACCGTGGTTATGAGGTCCGAGGGCGGTGACCGGATAATTCTAGCAAGCGGTGAAAACTCATGTATACGCAACAGCAAG GTTCAGGAGGTGATCAAAGTGGTGGAGAAGGAGCTGGGGTTTGGTGAAGGCCAGCTCCTTCATAAGCTCTGCAAG GTGTATCTGTTTGTATCTGGCGGGAGGATAGCGGGGTGTCTAGTTGCCGAACCGATAAAAGCAGCACACAAAGTTATTCCAAGCTCTGCATCGGAAAACCGAAGCAATTTGCCGGACAATAAGACTGAATCAGCACAGGCAAACCATACATTGGAGTTTGGGAAAATAAGCTTCAAGAGGGAAGTCCTACGACGGCATAATCACCCCGACAGGAGTAAAGAAGAGTGCCAGGGCCCTGGTGCCATAGTCTGCGAAGAAGAAGCTGTGCCCGCGCTCTGCGGATTCCGGGCAATCTGGGTGGTGCCATCGCGCAGAAGAAAGGGAATAGCGTCGCAGCTTGTGGACGCTGCACG GAAAAGCTTCTGTGAAGGCGGCATGTTGGGGATCTCACAATGTGCTTTCACGCCACCAACCTCTGAAGGGAAGGAGCTAGCATCGACCTACTGCAAGACCAGTGCATTCTTAGTCTACAGGGATGGAGATGTATAG